A region from the Acidimicrobiales bacterium genome encodes:
- a CDS encoding MBL fold metallo-hydrolase — translation MVARWLRHGLWRPFELACRRSPLVPFRVTVAEPVAGVRVVRIDNAVTRLIGRIGGGYDYSVSYLVGDELLVDTGFPWAARALRSTLGELGVTARLTHVVNTHSHEDHVGNNDVLAQVSAAQILVHPAAIPAVRWPAQVPWYRGFMFGPLTGSRVTALGARLEVGAFCFEVVATPGHTPDHVCLFEPQRGWLFAGDLYVDDRLDAQLPDVDGPCWIASLEHAISLGARVLFDGHGLVIHGQAAVREALDTKRIFLESVRDRTRREAPDARSLPELTRRVFAADGPLDRLSRQEGRLSLLTGSNFSRSHLVRSFLPTGDI, via the coding sequence ATGGTCGCCCGATGGCTGCGACACGGGCTTTGGCGCCCCTTCGAGCTGGCCTGCCGGCGATCACCGCTGGTCCCGTTCCGGGTCACGGTCGCCGAACCGGTCGCCGGGGTGCGGGTCGTCCGCATCGACAACGCGGTCACGCGCCTGATCGGTCGGATCGGTGGCGGCTACGACTACTCGGTCAGCTACCTCGTGGGTGACGAGCTGCTGGTCGACACCGGGTTCCCGTGGGCGGCCCGAGCCCTGCGCAGCACCCTGGGCGAGCTCGGAGTGACTGCCCGGCTCACGCACGTCGTCAACACGCACTCCCACGAGGACCATGTCGGCAACAACGACGTGCTCGCCCAGGTCAGCGCGGCGCAGATCCTGGTACACCCCGCGGCGATCCCGGCCGTTCGGTGGCCGGCGCAGGTCCCTTGGTACCGGGGGTTCATGTTCGGCCCCCTCACGGGCAGCCGGGTCACCGCCCTCGGCGCCCGGCTCGAGGTGGGCGCGTTCTGCTTCGAGGTCGTCGCCACGCCCGGGCACACGCCGGACCACGTGTGCCTGTTCGAGCCCCAGCGCGGCTGGCTCTTCGCCGGCGACCTCTACGTCGACGACCGGCTCGACGCCCAACTCCCCGACGTCGACGGACCCTGCTGGATCGCCAGCCTGGAACACGCGATCTCTCTCGGCGCCCGGGTCCTCTTCGACGGCCACGGCCTCGTCATCCACGGGCAGGCCGCGGTCCGGGAGGCCCTCGACACAAAGCGGATCTTCCTCGAGTCGGTGCGCGACCGCACTCGACGCGAGGCCCCCGACGCCCGCTCCCTCCCCGAGCTCACCCGCCGCGTGTTCGCCGCCGATGGTCCCCTCGACCGCCTGTCGCGCCAGGAGGGCCGGCTCTCACTGCTGACGGGGTCGAACTTCTCGCGCAGCCACCTCGTCCGCTCGTTCCTCCCCACCGGCGACATCTGA